The following DNA comes from cyanobiont of Ornithocercus magnificus.
ATGTAAATGCAGAGAGTGGTCTGCTGACTCGTCAGCAGAATGATGGGCTAATTGAGGCATGTTTACGTTGCAGTAGCAAGGGCTTCTGCTTTGCTATCCGCGAGGATGGGGGTGAAGACATCTACATACGCGACCATCAGCTAAACCACGCTTGGAACGGCGATCGGGTCCTGGTACGTATTACTTGGGAAGGTAGTGGTCGACGCTCTCCTGAGGGAAGCATACAGTGTATTCTAGAGCGTACTACTACTAGTCTTTTAGCCTTAGTTAAACAGCAAGGCAACCATTTGATTGCCTCGCCGCTTGATGATCGTCTGCTCGCAGCAATTCACCTGCCTAGCTTCGATATCGGCTGTCTAGCTGATGGTGAAATAGAGCATTTAGCAGAAGTTGCAATAGATTGTTTTCCAATTGGTCAATACCCTGCAAAAGGTCATGTAGTCAGGATGTTGCCCACTGATGGAGGAATTGAGGCTGACCGGGAGCTACTTCTAACAAAAGCGCACCTCCAGAACCGCTCCGCTACCCCACGTAGCACACTAAAGACGCCACCAACCAAGCGGCGCCAAGATCTCACATGCCAGCCAGCTCTTTTGCTTCGTAGCTGGTTGAGTCAAGGAGCGCCAACGTTACCTGCCATACATGCATTACCACACAATGGTGGCATTCGTCTCTGGCTTCATGCTCCTGCAGTAGCAGAGCGTATAAATCCTGGGAATAGTCTTGACCTCTGGCTTCGTGAACGTGCCGAATCACTTTGCTTAGGCCAGGTTTGGCAGCCCATGCTTAACTTGCCACTGAGTAAGGCTTGCGAATTTCGAGTTGGAGAAACGCAAGATGCTGTAAGCATCTGCATGGATATAGGGGTTGAAGGTGAAATCCATAATTGGAGCTTTCAGCTCAGCAAGATTTGCCCAGTTTCCACTGTGGATTCCTCAGCGCTTAGAGCACTTGCCAGTCGCAAGCCCCGCTCCCGCACTATCCCTGCTGCACTAAAATCATTGAAGGATCAGCTCGGCCAGATAGAAAGCCTAATTTCTGCTGCCCGCTTACTACACGTAGCTGAGCAGCGAAGTGGCTCTATTGAGCTGGACCTACCAATACCCTCTCTGAAGGATTTGGGTGACCTCATAGCTGTTGAACCTGACAGATCCATGGATAGCTGGTTCGAGCCACTTAATGAGAGTGAACCTCAGTCAATTCTGTCCAGATTTATCCGGGCTGCTGATCGTTGTTGGACTGAGCAAATGTCCTCTCTTCATCTTCCTGGCTTATCACTAGATAATTGCATGCCTGATCCATGTCAACTCAATGATGTTGCCAAGGCAGCCATTGCTCTTGAACTACCGCTGCACTTAGATGAAGAAAATGGATTACCTTCAGTAGCTGAGCTAGCTGCTGTGTTTGCTGAGTCCCCAGTACGCCGTGTTCTTGATCTTCAGCTGTGTCAGTCTCTGCCAGAATTAACACTGCGGATTTACAGTCAGGGTCGCGAGTGTTTGGAAGAGCCAAGAGATATAGCAGTGGATGCAGCACAAAAGGGTAGCGATGAAGTGTCCCAAACTAAGCCAAAGGACTGGCCACGTACGCCTTGGTGCTGTCCGACACTTCACTACGCTGACCTAGTTAATCAGCAGGTCATTACTACATTGTTAAACGATGGCAAAGATCGTCCAACAGTAAGACATAAAAATCGGGTAAATCTCGGTGAGAAAGGAGTCTCAGAGCAGGTGTCTTGGCCGCTATTTAGTGCTAGCCAGGCACAAAAGCTCCATGCCTTCTTGCAGGAGCGACTAGTCCAGCGTTTGAACTTGCGCCGACGTCAGGCACGTGAACTGCGAAACGACCTAGTGGCCATGTTTCAGGCACGCGCTGCAGAGCCCCTTATTGGCCAGAGTCTCACAGGTGTTATCAGCGGCGTACAAAGCTACGGATTCTTCGTGGAAGTACCACCATCCATGGTCGAGGGACTCGTGCACGTTAGTGCACTAAGCGATGATTGGTATGAATACCGTTCCCGACAGAATCGTCTTGTTGGTAGAAAAAACCGCAGGATCTATAAGCTTGGGGACAATGTCACGGTGATCATCACCAAAGTGGACTCACTACGGAATCAGATCGATATGGAGATCGTTGTCGATGAGACTTGCAAGAGTGATGGAGAAGAAGCTGACAGCAGGAAACCATTGCCCGTTGCTGTGAGTGAAGAAGTATGATTTCACCATTTGTACTCGGTGTCAGCGGAGCATCAGCACAGCAGCTTGCGGAGCGTGCTCTACAGCAGCTGCTACGCAATGGTTGCGACGTGCATTTGATTATGAGTCGTGGGGCCTACAAAGTCTGGCGGGCAGAGCGGGCTCTTGCTGTACCGACTGATCCTGAAAGACAATCTATGTTCTGGCGCGATCGCCTCGATGAGAGTGGTGGTACACTCACTTGTCACCATTGGAATAATCAATCTGCTGTAGTTGCCAGTGGCAGTTTCCGCACTGCAGCTATGGCTGTAATCCCTTGCAGTATGGGCACCATTGGTAGAATCCGAGCGGGTATAGCATCTGACCTAATAGAGCGATGCGCTGATGTTCACCTCAAAGAACGTAGACCTCTGTTACTAGCTCCTCGCGAGACCCCATTTAACCTAATCCATCTTCGTAACCTCACAGAATTAGCAGAGGCTGGAGCAACAATCGCACCACCAATTCCAGCTTGGTACACCGATCCAAAGTCTATCGATGACATGGTTGACTTCATGGTGGTTCGTATGTTTGATAGTCTTGGCGAGACACTTAAGCCACTCAAACGCTGGCATGGAGGTGTTCTATGACGCGCAAGCAAAGCTTGCTCTACGTCTTGGCTCTGTTACCTCTGCTAGTGGTGATGCTAGTCGCCGTTGCCAACTGGCAGCAGCCAGTAAGACTTCGATTACTTACTTGGACAGGACCATCTCTACCGATTGGAGCTTGGCTTACGCTAGCTGGGAGCAGCGGAATGATTTTGGGGCTTGCTAAAGGCATTCTGGCATCTCAACAGCCCTATCCATACCTAATAAGACGTCGGGTCCAGCGAGAACCGCGATTTTGTGCGGAGGATCTAATGACATCGTCAAATTTTTCAAGCACACGCGAGAGCGAGTTAGAATTGACTGTGTCCAAGCACGATTTGAAAAGCCCATTTCCAACTGTCACTGTCCCCTTCCGAATCATTCGTCATGGCAGCAGTCGCCGTACAGTGCAACCACACTCAATTAGGACAAACAATAAAGATTTCAGTGCTTCTATAGACGAAGATTGGGGAAGCCAGTCAATGGAAGATTGGTAATTCAGGCCACTAAAGTGCTTACTGTCACGTAAGCCAAATCACCCCAGTGAGCAAAGCTAGTGCTGCCACTCCCAAGTCACCAAAGCTGGAGGATAAGCCATTCAGAGAGTTTATCGAAGCTGAGTTCATTCCGTCACTTTGTGCAGCTCTGCGCGAAAGGAGTGTAGAATTAGAGACACTTAACCTGAAAATGGGTGAGCGTCCGGTAGTTGGTGGCAACTGCTGGATGGTGGTTGGAGAGTTTAGGGATGGTCGGCGGTTCTGGCTTTGCTTTGAGAAAGAGGATATTGGATCGGGAAGAACGATTTCTTTAGCTGATCCAGGGACGCAGCCAACTTTGCTCGAGTCATTTCTCATTGACGAGCGGCGCATCACTTTGCAACTGTTGGTCTCTAGACTGATCCAGCGTCTCAATGGCCAGAAATGGCTAGGCAGCAACTAAGTCCTTGCACTTTGCTGTAATACGTGAAGCCAAGATGCTAAACATGTCATGGAAGGTCTCTGGTGGCGCTGGATCACTTATAGTCTTATAGGTAAGATTTCTCTGTAACTGTGCCCGAAGCCATAGCATCCCAGGGCGTCGCTATTAAGGATCCGGTGAAGGACACGATCCTCACACCGCGCTTTTACACAACGGATTTTGACGCCATGGCTGCCATGGATCTCAGTCCCAACAGGGAAGAGCTCAATGCTATCTGCGAAGAGTTTCGCAAAGACTACAACCGCCACCACTTTGTCCGTAATCAGGAATTCGAAGGGGCTGCCGATAAGCTTGACCCACAAACTAGAAAGGTCTTCATTGAATTTCTTGAACAGAGTTGTACCTCAGAATTTTCAGGCTTCTTACTCTATAAAGAGTTAAGCCGCCGAATTAAGCAAAAAAATCCCTTACTTGCTGAATGCTTTGCCCACATGGCACGCGACGAGGCTCGTCATGCTGGTTTTCTGAACAAGTCAATGAGTGACTTCGGTGTCCAGCTTGATCTTGGGTTTCTTACCGCTAACAAGAAGTACACCTTCTTTAAGCCAAAGTTTATTTTTTATGCTACCTACCTTTCGGAGAAGATTGGCTATTGGCGCTATATCACTATCTATCGACACCTTCAGAAGAATCCGAGCAGCAGAATCTTTCCAATCTTCAATTTTTTCGAGAACTGGTGCCAAGATGAGAACCGTCATGGTGACTTCTTTGATGCTTTGATGAAAGCTCAGCCAGAGACTATACAAGGATTTAGGGCCAAGTTATGGTGCCGTTTTTTCTTGCTCGCTGTCTTTACAACTATGTACGTCCGTGACATCGCCCGGAAGGAATTCTACGAGGCGATTGGCCTCGACGCCCGAGATTATGACCGCTTTGTTATTAATAAAACAAATGAGACAGCTGCTCGTGTATTTCCTGCTGTGCTTGACACTCATCACCCCAGTTTCTGGTATAGGCTTGAGGCAATCGTGGCTAATAATGCCGCTCTAAGTCGCACTGAAGATACTACTGCACCTAGATTTATCAAATTAATTCAAAAGTTGCCTTACTGGTTATCCAATGTTGGACAAATGCTGCGACTATTTATGATATCTCCTCTTGACAGTGAGCTAATGCAGTCGACCGTGCGCTGAACCGTACATAATCCCAGTCAACTAGCCCCGGACTCAGAAACTTGAACGTTGCCGTTGCTACTAACCCAAGTGTTATCTCTCTTAGTGAAGGTGCTCTTCGGGACAGTCTCAACCGTCTCCTTGCAGCTGGTTACCAAGCTGGTGTTGACCTGGTAGAAATCTTTCTAGAATCGACTAATCATTTAAGCATACTTGTTGAACAAGATCATATAACTAGCGTAGCACCCTCATTCACATGCGGTGCTGGCGTTCGCGTCTTCCTTGATAAACAGGATGGCTTTGTAAGCACAAATGACTTATCTGAGCAGGGCCTGCTGCAAGCTTTGCTGCAGGCCCTCGATATACTCGGCCTACAGCCTGCCCAGGTAGGTCCTTCAGGATTTGAGGGCCTTGGAAATCTGCGTGACCACACTGCTAGTAAGCGGTCGTGGTTGAGTGAATGCCCAGAACTTCAGGAAGCTGGTGAGAAAATCTTGGATGGCACAAATCAGCTTAAGAAGTTGGGCCAGCATCTACAAGTGCGACGTGGGAATTATTCCCGAGACTGGCAAGAAGTTCTTGTCGCAGCAAGTGATGGCACCTTTGCACGAGACATCCGTCTACATCAGTCCCAGGGATTGAGTGTGATTGCGGCTGATGGTAATCATCGCAGCAGTGTCGCACGTCGCTATGGCAGTACTGACAAACCCCATGATTTGCGTGTTTGGGATGAGGATGCCTCAGCAGCAGAAGTTTGTGACGGTGCTGGCACTATGCTTTATGCTGACTACGTTGAAGCAGGTCAGATGCCAGCTATACTGGCCAACCGCTTTGGTGGCGTGATCTTCCACGAAGCCTGTGGACACCTACTTGAAACGACCCAGATTGAAAGGGGAACAACACCTTTTGCAGAAAAAATTGATAAGCCAATTGCACACACATCTGTCACAGCAATTGATGAAGGCCTAAGTCATGGGGCCTTCGGCTCAATTGCAATGGATGATGAAGGTATGGAGGCACAACGCACAGTCTTGATTGAGAATGGAGTACTGCGCCATTTCATTAGTGATCGTGCTGGTGAACGGCGTACTGGACATCCGCGTACTGGTAGTGGTCGACGCCAAAGTCATGCTTTTGCTGCTGCCAGCCGTATGCGCAACACGTATATTGCTGCTGGTCCACATACACCTGAGCAGCTTGTTGCTTCGGTTGACCGGGGTCTTTACTGCAAATCCATGGGCGGTGGTAGTGTTGGACCAACAGGTCAGTTTAACTTCTCAGTCGAAGAGGCTTATTTGATCGAGAACGGTAGCCTGACACGCCCAGTTAAAGGAGCCACGCTGATTGGTGAGGCTAAAGAGGTGATGCCAAGAATTTCAATGTGTGCCAATGATCTTGACCTAGCTGCCGGCTATTGTGGGTCAGTTAGCGGTAGCATCTTTGTAACTGTCGGGCAGCCGCACATCAAGGTGGACTCTATTACTGTTGGGGGGCGTTAAAGAAATTGCCTAATGCTGCTACTATCCGGGGTAACCAACTAGACCCCATACATCTCCGTGATGTTCTTGAACGCAAAGCACATATCCTAGGGATACATCAGTGGGACCTAGGCGCTTCTTACAGCCTCGATAAACTTGTCCAGGTTGATCGTGGTGAAGCTAAACAACTACAGGCTGCGCAACAAAGTGGCATCATGGTTCGCACTTGGAACGCCAGAGGTCTTGCTGGAGTTACCAGCACTACTGATTTAAGCGAAGCGGGCTTAGGCCGTGCTCTGGAAGGCGCACATGCCGCAAGTGCTTTTGGCAACTCTGAGGATACCCCATCTTTTTCTCCACTAGCTTCTGCTTCACTGCCTCTATTCGAGCGCCCATTGCGGTCACCAAGTAAGATCCAGGTGTTGCTTCAAAGACTTCGCGAGGCAGAAGCAGATCTGCTTGGACGTCATAACGCCATTAGCACAGTGCCGTATAATGGCCTAGCAGAGTCACAGTCGGAGAAACTCTACCTCAATAGCGAGGGAGCAGTTCGCTGGATAGAGGTATCCCAGGCAAGCCTTTACCTCTATGCACGTGCTGAAGAACCGGGACGTAAACCACGAAGTAGCGGCGCAATCCGAGTCGGCTATGGCAGTGAGGATATCGACATAGAAAGTTGTGTAAATGAAGCCGCCCAGCGCACTATTAGTCACCTTGACTACCGACCAATTGCTACCGGCTCATATACTGTTTGTTTTACCCCAGAAGCATTCCTCGATCTTATTGGGGCCTTCAGTAGTATATTTAATGCTCGAGCAATTCTAGATGGTATCAGTCTTAGTACTACCAAGTCACTGGGAACGGAAATCGCCGCTCCATTTTTTTCGCTATGTGACGACAGCTTAAATACTAACTATGTAGGCGCTTTACCATTCGACGGTGAGGGAACACCTACAAGTCGTATCACACTCGTGAATAGTGGCCGACTTGAAAACGTTTTGCACTCAGAAGCAACCGCCCGACACTTTGGTGTTTCTCCAACTGGTCATGCAAAGCTAGGAGCCAAAGTTTCTGTAAGACCAGGATGGCTTGAAGTTAGTCGTAATTACAGCATCCCAACACAGGTAAAACTCGATCATAACAGCTGCCAGGAAAAGTTTGTGCTGATCGAAAGCCTAGGTGCACTTCATGCCGGTGTTAAAGCTAGCCAGGGGTCATTTTCGCTACCATTCGATGGATGGCTAGTCTGTAACGGTGAGAGAGTTTCTATCGATGCCGCCACTGTAGCAGGAGATATTCAGCAGGTACTGAACTCACTCCTTCATCTTGAAGACGAAATTGAAATAACTCACCAGGGAGCAGCACCACACGTTTGGGTAGAGAGTCTCTCTATTACTGGCGAAGCGTGAGAGTTTTATTCTGGGGAACACCTACCTATGCAGTCCCTACTCTTGAGGCACTTCTTGATGCGGGTCATGAAATTGTTGGAGTTGTTAGCCAACCTGACCGTAGACGTAGCCGGGGTCGTGCACTGCAAGCCTCTCCAGTCAAGTGTCGTGCTTCTGAAGAAGGCCTAACTGTATTTTCGTCCTATTGTATCCGTAAAGACCCGGAGATACAGAAGCTCATCGCTAACTGCAATGCCGACTTATTTGTTGTTGTAGCTTTCGGCCAGATTCTTCCAAAAGAGGTTTTACAGCAACCACCTCTTGGTTGTTGGAATGGTCATGGGTCTCTACTGCCACGCTGGCGAGGAGCTGCGCCAATTCAATGGAGTCTCCTAAGCGGTGACCCGAAGACTGGTGTGGGAATCATGGCAATGGAGGAAGGACTTGACACAGGACCACTATTATTACAGAGAGAGCAGTCTATTGGACTGCTGCAAAATGCTGACGAACTGGCGCAGCATCTCAGTCATCTGACGGCAAAGCTAATGGTAGAGGCTCTACCGCAAATCAAGACTGCTGGATCAGGTCTAGAGGCAGGTTGCTGGGACTGCCTCGGCTTAATACCTCAGCATCAACTGAACAGAGACGTAACCTACGCGCGACTCCTAAGCAAGGAGGATTATTGGATCGACTGGTCTCGGCAGGCACTGGAAATTCACAGACAGGTTATGGCTTTGTATCCACATGCCCTATGTAGCTGGAGAGGCCTTCGATTCAAGGTGCAAGCTACAGAGCCACTTATCATGAAACTTCGCGATCAACTCTCTGACGATGTCAGGAAAATTCTTGACCAGCATGCGACTTCAATGAGAAGAAAACCTGGTGAAATCACTTCTGTTATTCAAGGACTCGGGGTCATTGTGGCAACGGGAGGAAATCACCAGCTTTTGATCCGGAAGGCTCAAATCGAAAATAAGACAGCAGCAGTAGGCACAGCTTTACTACAGCAAATGCAGGTTAGACCTGGAGACCAGCTGCTTAGCTTGCATTCAATAAGCCTAAGCACCAACTAACTACTAAGTGTAGCCATATGTGAAGGACAAGGTAGTGATCTCAACGAAGGACAAAGTGTACACAGGAGTCACAGGGACCATCTGGTAAAACAGCACAGCGGATTAACGGGCTCAAAGCATTGAATTGGCAGTTAGGATTGCCGATAACCCAACCATGAAGCCAGGGAACAGCATCTACAGGACGCTGCTGATACTGTACCATCAAAGTTACAGATGCCAGTATATATTGACCTGAGCAAAGTGTATAGCGGTGACAGCGTTGCAGCACTAGGAAACTGTCCTCACCTACTCTAAGCCAGTTACCTGGTTGTGGTGGGTCCTCAAGGCTGAGACAGTATAAGATTTGATCGCTGAAAGCTTGGCGCAGCTCGACTAGCATTTCTATTTTAGCCCTCCTCACTTGCAAGTTTGCGGCGGATCGAAAATCCCCATATGAATAAAGGGATAATGAGTGCTGGCACTAACCACTCAGGCAAGGCAAAAGGATAAACCAACAGTTGAATAATAAGCTTTAGGCCTACAAAACCAACGGCTATGTAGCCAGAGGACTCTAGCCTTGGGTATTTGTCAAGCCAGCGTATGAATAGAGCAGCAGTGAAGCGCAGAGCAAAAACGCCGACACAAGCCCCAGTAATGATTAAGATTAACTGATCACTAACAGCTACAGCAGCGGCAATACTGTCGATTGAGAATGCTAGGTCAGTAGCAGCAATAATTAATACAGTGACTGGGAAACTACGTATCCTGCTACTAGATTCATTGCTATGCTGGATTTTCCTATTCTCGTCTAAACCTGGGCTAAGCCAGTGATCAGCTGCGAGGAACAAGAGGTATAGTCCGGCGACTAACTGTAGAGCCTGGAACTTGAGAATCCACTGAGCAGTGAGAATGAGAGCAATACGCAATAATAAAGAGGTTACGATGCCAATATCAAGAGCCCGGCGTTCCTGAAGCGGATCAACCTGGCGTTTAGCAATAGCCGCCAGCGCAATGGCATTGTCAGTTGACAGAATAAACTCAAGCAGGATGAGTACAGGCAGCAAAGAAGCAAGCTCGACCCAGCGGTCGATGCTGCTTTGCCAGTGCAAAAGAGATGTGAATGCAGCGGAATCCATATGGCTGGTCTTCATGACCAGCCTAAGAGGGAAAATCTAGACAAAGAAGGTCCTGGAGGTTCAAGGCCAAAATCTTGTTGCGTCGACAAGTGGCGCTGTGTCTGTTTCAGATATGTGCCTAACGGAGCTGAAGACGATCCTGGCAAACATTTGTAGAGACTTTAGTGGCGCATGGAATCGCAACATTTATATTTCTTAAGCTAGCATCCTAATCTAAGACTGGTAAATGCAGAAGTAGATGTCAAGTAGACACATCTTTAGGACTAGCCACTGCTTTTTCTAGTTAGAGCAATGGCCACCAGTATGAATAAAGGCTTGCAACCGCTTGGCTTAAGTTCACAATCTTAAAATAACTGGTCTTAAGACATACTTCTAACCATACAAGATCAATATCTAGTCTGCTTTCTATACAACTAGAATGGATTTGTGAGATGCCTAACATGCCTGTAGCTCAAGTATCTAAATAGAGTAACAAGGCATGGAAAGCCTAGCCACGGTAGTAAGCTCGACCACTTCAGGCCAAACAAGAGGGCCAGCTGCCCGGCTGGATAACTATGCCGTAGAGCAAGTACGCGCTTAGTGTACAGGAATAACTATTTATTAGTAGTTACCAGGCTAGAATCGACTTCTACCAGAGCCTTGATGTCCCTCTTGGGGACGCGCTGCCCCAGAAGTTAGCACTTGGGCGTGGCACACCTTGCTCATCATTGTCCTCAGTAGCCTAATTACGAGAATTCTGCCACCGCCAAAAGCCCTACCGTCATGTTGCTCAACTCCTTAGTTAATCTGATGCAGAGCGCCACTCTGACGAGTGAGTTAGGTGAACGGCTCCACCGAAGTCAGCGCTTGCTAATCTACGGCGGTGGTCGAGGAGCTCGGGCATTAACAGCTAGTGCTCTGGCACGACAACAAAATCAGCCACTGCTAGTGATAGTGCCAACACTTGAAGAAGCTAGTCGCTGGACTACATTGCTGGAGCTAATGGGCTGGTCCAGCATACAGCTTTATCCGACAAGTGAAGGGTCTCCATACGAACCACTAGACCCTACAAGCGAGATCATCTGGGGGCAACTACAGGTGATCAGCGATCTGCTAACAGATGGAAAACGCTCAGGACGAGCAATTGTAGCTACGGAGCGTTGTCTGCAGCCTCATCTGCCACCACCACAGGTTCTTAATAACCGATGTCGGACTTTATATCGAGGCGAGGTAATCGATCTTGAGCACCTTGCTGAAATGCTAACCTCCCTCGGTTACAAGCGGGTTAGTAGCGTCGATCAGGAAGGTACATGGAGTCGTCGCGGTTACATCATCGATATTTTTCCTGTTAGTAGTGAACTTCCTGTGCGGCTAGAATTCTTCGGAGATAGCCTTGACAGGCTCCGGGAGTTTGATGCCTCATCACAACGTTCACTCGATCCAGTAGAGGAGTTGCGCTTAACACCTACAGGATTTGGTCCGCTTATTGCGGAGGAACTGAGGCAAAAGATGCCTGAGGGTCTTGATTCTCTATTATCAGCTAGGGACCTAGAGTGTTTGGTGACGGGCGGCACACCCGAGGGAATGCGCCGATTGCTAGGGATAGCTTGGAAGAGACCCGTATCTTTGCTAGAGTACCTACCAGTAAACTACTGTGTTGCTATTGATGAGCAAAAGCGTGGGATAGCTCATGGTCGTCAGTGGCTTAAGCACGCAGCCGAGCACCACACTGAAATGGCAACAGCACTCGGATTGACCGAGACAGAAGTCAGAAATATTTGGCCAGGCAATCTACATAGTGAAATTGAAAAAGTCTATAACGGTATCAGCGCCTTCTCCGGCTTTGACTTAGCTGAATTGCCGGATCAGGGCAGAACTGACAATACCTTCAGTCTTTCCAGCAGACCGGTGCCTGCCTACCCTAATCAGTTCGGCCGGCTTGGTGAGCTGGTTAAAAGCTATCAAAAAGAGCGGATGAGTATCTGGCTGGTGTCAGCCCAACCCAGCAGAGCCGTAACGCTGTTAGAAGAACATGACTGCATTGCACGCTTTGTTCCCAATGCTGCTGATGCACCTGCAATTCAGCGGTTCATTGACCAGGGTGTGCCTGTAGCCCTTAAGAACAGCAGTACCGCTGAATTGGAGGGAATACAGCTGCCCGCCTGGCGGACTGTTCTGATTACAGATCGGGAATTCTTTGGTCAGCAGAGCTTAGGATTTAGCGGCTACATCCGACGCCGGCGTAGAGCAGCTAGTCGCACAGTAGATCCCAACAAGATGTGTCCTGGCGACTTTGTAGTTCATCGGAACCATGGTATTGGTCGTTTCCGCAAACTAGAGAAGTTAGAAATCAACAGTGAGGTACGTGATTATCTTGTTGTAGAGTATACTGATGGCTTGCTCCGTGTGGCAGCTGATCAATTAGGCAGTCTCGGACGTTATCGAGTCAACAGCGACCACTTGCCTGAACTTAGCCG
Coding sequences within:
- a CDS encoding amino acid decarboxylase; translated protein: MISPFVLGVSGASAQQLAERALQQLLRNGCDVHLIMSRGAYKVWRAERALAVPTDPERQSMFWRDRLDESGGTLTCHHWNNQSAVVASGSFRTAAMAVIPCSMGTIGRIRAGIASDLIERCADVHLKERRPLLLAPRETPFNLIHLRNLTELAEAGATIAPPIPAWYTDPKSIDDMVDFMVVRMFDSLGETLKPLKRWHGGVL
- a CDS encoding magnesium-protoporphyrin IX monomethyl ester (oxidative) cyclase, producing the protein MPEAIASQGVAIKDPVKDTILTPRFYTTDFDAMAAMDLSPNREELNAICEEFRKDYNRHHFVRNQEFEGAADKLDPQTRKVFIEFLEQSCTSEFSGFLLYKELSRRIKQKNPLLAECFAHMARDEARHAGFLNKSMSDFGVQLDLGFLTANKKYTFFKPKFIFYATYLSEKIGYWRYITIYRHLQKNPSSRIFPIFNFFENWCQDENRHGDFFDALMKAQPETIQGFRAKLWCRFFLLAVFTTMYVRDIARKEFYEAIGLDARDYDRFVINKTNETAARVFPAVLDTHHPSFWYRLEAIVANNAALSRTEDTTAPRFIKLIQKLPYWLSNVGQMLRLFMISPLDSELMQSTVR
- a CDS encoding TldD/PmbA family protein, coding for MNVAVATNPSVISLSEGALRDSLNRLLAAGYQAGVDLVEIFLESTNHLSILVEQDHITSVAPSFTCGAGVRVFLDKQDGFVSTNDLSEQGLLQALLQALDILGLQPAQVGPSGFEGLGNLRDHTASKRSWLSECPELQEAGEKILDGTNQLKKLGQHLQVRRGNYSRDWQEVLVAASDGTFARDIRLHQSQGLSVIAADGNHRSSVARRYGSTDKPHDLRVWDEDASAAEVCDGAGTMLYADYVEAGQMPAILANRFGGVIFHEACGHLLETTQIERGTTPFAEKIDKPIAHTSVTAIDEGLSHGAFGSIAMDDEGMEAQRTVLIENGVLRHFISDRAGERRTGHPRTGSGRRQSHAFAAASRMRNTYIAAGPHTPEQLVASVDRGLYCKSMGGGSVGPTGQFNFSVEEAYLIENGSLTRPVKGATLIGEAKEVMPRISMCANDLDLAAGYCGSVSGSIFVTVGQPHIKVDSITVGGR
- a CDS encoding TldD/PmbA family protein — protein: MPNAATIRGNQLDPIHLRDVLERKAHILGIHQWDLGASYSLDKLVQVDRGEAKQLQAAQQSGIMVRTWNARGLAGVTSTTDLSEAGLGRALEGAHAASAFGNSEDTPSFSPLASASLPLFERPLRSPSKIQVLLQRLREAEADLLGRHNAISTVPYNGLAESQSEKLYLNSEGAVRWIEVSQASLYLYARAEEPGRKPRSSGAIRVGYGSEDIDIESCVNEAAQRTISHLDYRPIATGSYTVCFTPEAFLDLIGAFSSIFNARAILDGISLSTTKSLGTEIAAPFFSLCDDSLNTNYVGALPFDGEGTPTSRITLVNSGRLENVLHSEATARHFGVSPTGHAKLGAKVSVRPGWLEVSRNYSIPTQVKLDHNSCQEKFVLIESLGALHAGVKASQGSFSLPFDGWLVCNGERVSIDAATVAGDIQQVLNSLLHLEDEIEITHQGAAPHVWVESLSITGEA
- a CDS encoding methionyl-tRNA formyltransferase; translated protein: MRVLFWGTPTYAVPTLEALLDAGHEIVGVVSQPDRRRSRGRALQASPVKCRASEEGLTVFSSYCIRKDPEIQKLIANCNADLFVVVAFGQILPKEVLQQPPLGCWNGHGSLLPRWRGAAPIQWSLLSGDPKTGVGIMAMEEGLDTGPLLLQREQSIGLLQNADELAQHLSHLTAKLMVEALPQIKTAGSGLEAGCWDCLGLIPQHQLNRDVTYARLLSKEDYWIDWSRQALEIHRQVMALYPHALCSWRGLRFKVQATEPLIMKLRDQLSDDVRKILDQHATSMRRKPGEITSVIQGLGVIVATGGNHQLLIRKAQIENKTAAVGTALLQQMQVRPGDQLLSLHSISLSTN